Proteins encoded within one genomic window of Camelina sativa cultivar DH55 chromosome 19, Cs, whole genome shotgun sequence:
- the LOC104765191 gene encoding DNA-directed RNA polymerase I subunit rpa49-like, with translation MGGEDMIDHLNEEEEEEEEEFNTPEPLEKKQRKGKEIATETETEDQNRDKKIRLKVTQIRERPDRISPIVAYFSTSYDPCEVDPETGEKVHETPKVTVYKHKDETKKRLQVVVSPPGANVEFVGTNYTGEQAAMQTTAYALGVVNREKKTIRIFPVAHNKIIRLEPRIKTEEANEEEASDAELSIRDRLSKTNQKYSTKKVVSRDKKKRNLNLGDDAETQKFLDGKLNELDINTGALEGTSSTVARNIPPYDASAPSPREAYPLDKIIEKGEWNFLGDIYRFLQQETEAAPDSYPFFVRNRLYKLRDIKDDDEKQRVSGVLTFLTHLIKFKDRSSMNFESAKNHRIPDIIHRKFISMFKDPESDRIPVEKSNLLTSYVLVLSLHVDNFKTDPEDIAKDLRMSTVDLRKHFENLGCKISMEKTARVATLPTPLSFPQIRRRRKTQK, from the exons ATGGGAGGCGAAGACATGATTGACCACCTtaacgaggaagaggaagaggaagaggaggagttCAACACACCAGAACCTctagagaagaagcaaaggaaagGGAAGGAGATTgcaacagaaacagaaacagaggatcaaAACAGAGACAAGAAAATCAGACTCAAGGTGACACAAATCCGCGAGAGACCCGATAGAATCTCTCCTATCGTCGCTTATTTCTCTACAAGCTACGATCCTTGCGAGGTGGATCCAGAAACGGGCGAGAAAGTTCATGAAACCCCTAAGGTTACTGTTTACAAGCACAAGGATGAGACGAAGAAGAGGCTTCAGGTTGTGGTAAGCCCTCCTGGTGCGAACGTGGAGTTCGTTGGCACGAATTACACTGGCGAGCAAGCGGCTATGCAGACTACTGCTTATGCTTTGGGTGTCGtcaatagagagaagaagacgatcaGGATTTTTCCGGTTGCTCACAATaag ATAATCAGATTGGAGCCAAGAATTAAAACTGAAGAAGCAAATGAGGAAGAAGCTTCAGACGCAGAACTTAGCATAAGAGATCGACTTAGCAAAACTAACCAGAAGTATAGTACAAAGAAAGTTGTTTCTCGG GATAAGAAGAAGCGTAACTTAAATCTGGGAGATGATGCGGAGACCCAGAAGTTCCTTGACGGGAAACTTAATGAACTTGATATTAATACGGGGGCTCTTGAAGGCACCAGTTCCACTGTTGCACGCAACATTCCTCCGTATGATGCCTCTGCACCTTCTCCAAGGGAAGCTTATCCTTTGGACAAAATCATCGAAAAGGGAGAATGGAACTTCCTTGGAGATATATACAGGTTTCTGCAGCAGGAAACTGAAGCAGCACCTGACAGTTACCCTTTTTTTGTCCGCAACAGATTGTACAAGTTGCGAGATATCAAG GACGATGACGAAAAGCAGAGGGTTTCTGGTGTCTTAACGTTTCTCACCCATCTAATTAAGTTCAAGGACAGAAGCTCTATGAATTTTGAATCCGCGAAAAACCACAGGATTCCAGATATCATCCATCGGAAATTTATTAGCATGTTCAAGGATCCTGAATCAGATAGGATACCTGTTGAGAAGTCCAACCTTCTGACAAGCTATGTTCTTGTGCTTTCACTTCACGTGGATAATTTCAAGACCGATCCAGAAGACATAGCTAAAGATCTTAGGATGAGCACAGTTGATCTGAGGAAACATTTTGAGAACCTTGGCTGCAAAATCTCGATGGAGAAGACAGCTAGGGTTGCGACCTTACCGACCCCTCTCAGTTTCCCGCAGATCAGGCGGAGGAGGAAGACACAAAAGTGA
- the LOC104765196 gene encoding uncharacterized protein LOC104765196, producing the protein MRLRTTLVLLLELLTIIFTLTMQLSSRIFFLFFDDLKTYALVQFVHCIAIPLMFILLPPMYTHSTYWLWAAGFYLLAKVEEAADKPIYSWELTGNCRFIFKPFSPFNLFGFIYNHNRLMFLCYE; encoded by the exons ATGAG ACTTAGAACAACGTTGGTGTTGCTTTTGGAACTTCTTACTATCATCTTCACCCTAACCATGCAACTCTCCTCTAGGATCTTCTTCTT GTTTTTCGATGACCttaaaacatatgctttagtaCAGTTTGTTCATTGCATTGCCATTCCCTTGATGTTTATTCTATTACCTCCAATGTATACACATTCTACGTATTGGCTTTGGGCTGCAG GATTTTATCTCTTAGCCAAGGTGGAAGAAGCTGCTGATAAGCCTATATATAGCTGGGAATTGACTGGGAATTGCAGATTCATATTCAAACCGTTCTCACCGTTTAACTTGTTTGGTTTCATATATAATCACAATCGGTTAATGTTTCTTTGTTATGAATGA
- the LOC104765197 gene encoding uncharacterized protein LOC104765197 — MEANGREESTSEWFAKYLNRQSDWLEKTRGNLMVTATVIAGMSFQVMVSPPGGVWQSDNCSFGNQTGAPVCKGKAGTAVLEYESSKRQAYLGMVISSTVSFSASMSLILLVISGLRLRYYCRKVKTKK, encoded by the exons ATGGAAGCCAACGGTCGAGAAGAATCAACATCAGAGTGGTTCGCAAAGTACTTAAACCGCCAAAGTGATTGGTTAGAAAAAACCAGAGGAAATCTGATGGTTACGGCAACGGTAATAGCTGGTATGAGTTTTCAAGTTATGGTTAGTCCTCCCGGTGGCGTATGGCAAAGTGACAATTGTTCTTTCGGAAATCAAACCGGAGCTCCGGTTTGTAAAGGGAAAGCGGGGACTGCTGTATTGGAGTACGAGAGTTCCAAGCGTCAAGCCTATCTTGGGATGGTAATTAGTAGTACAGTTTCTTTTTCTGCCTCGATGAGTCTCATTCTCCTCGTCATCAGCGGTTTACGACTAAG ATATTACTGCAggaaagtaaaaactaaaaagtga